A region from the Colius striatus isolate bColStr4 chromosome 12, bColStr4.1.hap1, whole genome shotgun sequence genome encodes:
- the FOXL2 gene encoding forkhead box protein L2: protein MMSSYPDGEEDTVALLAHDTGGSKEPERVKEELSADKGPEKPDPSQKPPYSYVALIAMAIRESAEKRLTLSGIYQYIISKFPFYEKNKKGWQNSIRHNLSLNECFIKVPREGGGERKGNYWTLDPACEDMFEKGNYRRRRRMKRPFRPPPTHFQPGKTLFSPDSYGYLSPPKYLQSTFMNNSWPLAQPPAPMPYTSCQMSGGNVSPVNVKGLSGPASYSPYSRVQSMALPGMVNSYNGMGHHHHPHAHHHQQLSPASPAPPAAPAANGAGLQFACARQPTELSMMHCSYWEHDSKHSALHSRIDI, encoded by the coding sequence ATGATGAGCAGCTACCCGGACGGCGAGGAGGACACGGtggcactgctggctcatgaCACCGGAGGCAGCAAGGAGCCGGAGCGGGTCAAGGAGGAGCTGAGCGCCGACAAGGGCCCCGAGAAGCCGGACCCCTCGCAGAAGCCCCCCTACTCCTATGTGGCCCTGATCGCCATGGCCATCCGGGAGAGCGCGGAGAAGAGGCTCACGCTGTCCGGGATCTACCAGTACATCATCAGCAAGTTCCCTTTCTACGAGAAGAACAAGAAGGGCTGGCAGAACAGCATCCGCCACAACCTCAGCCTCAACGAGTGCTTCATCAAGGTGCCCCGGGAGGGCGGCGGCGAGCGCAAGGGCAACTACTGGACCCTGGACCCCGCCTGCGAGGACATGTTCGAGAAGGGCAACTACCGCAGGAGACGAAGGATGAAGCGGCCCTTCCGGCCGCCCCCGACCCACTTCCAGCCCGGCAAGACCCTCTTCAGCCCCGACAGCTACGGCTACCTCTCCCCGCCTAAATACTTGCAGTCCACCTTCATGAACAACTCGTGGCCGCTGGCGCAGCCCCCTGCGCCCATGCCCTACACCTCCTGCCAAATGTCTGGCGGGAACGTCAGCCCCGTCAATGTGAAAGGACTCTCGGGCCCGGCGTCCTACAGCCCCTACTCGCGGGTGCAGAGCATGGCTCTACCCGGTATGGTGAACTCCTACAACGGCATgggccaccaccaccacccgCATGCCCACCatcaccagcagctcagcccggccagccccgcgccgcccgcggccccggcgGCGAACGGAGCCGGCCTTCAGTTCGCCTGCGCCCGCCAGCCCACCGAGCTGTCCATGATGCACTGTTCCTACTGGGAGCACGACAGCAAACACAGCGCCCTGCATTCCCGCATAGACATCTAG